From the genome of Blautia pseudococcoides, one region includes:
- a CDS encoding DUF3877 family protein, whose protein sequence is MDLKRNIFDNIKECEIKIGYREEDMNLYYPKESLQELLLAAEEDLSQVIEAFCKSAEQELGGLTIKETEEKGRYCIRVPSEGVKYVHENVNDSPFLKAFLEEIFKPGNSVDDIVNIFKRFSQDVVVEKIHEHEWGISFQNPEIDPYVYYLEQDEFGLQYHRFTKKAYDALKDNHRTE, encoded by the coding sequence ATGGATTTAAAAAGGAATATTTTTGACAATATTAAAGAGTGTGAAATAAAGATCGGTTACCGGGAAGAGGATATGAATCTGTATTATCCAAAAGAATCTTTGCAGGAACTGCTCTTGGCAGCAGAGGAAGACCTTTCCCAGGTCATCGAAGCATTTTGTAAATCTGCAGAACAGGAGCTGGGCGGACTGACCATAAAGGAAACAGAGGAAAAGGGCCGTTATTGTATCCGTGTTCCTTCTGAAGGAGTAAAATATGTTCATGAAAATGTAAATGACAGCCCATTTTTAAAGGCTTTTTTAGAAGAAATATTTAAACCCGGGAATTCTGTGGACGATATTGTAAATATTTTCAAAAGATTCTCCCAGGATGTAGTAGTTGAAAAAATTCATGAACATGAATGGGGCATTTCCTTTCAGAACCCGGAAATTGACCCTTACGTTTATTACCTGGAACAAGATGAGTTCGGCCTGCAGTATCACCGCTTTACAAAGAAGGCCTATGATGCTCTGAAAGACAATCATAGAACGGAATAA
- a CDS encoding DUF6054 family protein: protein MAKYEKVVHGDFDDIINKLHDAVMKGSMSASYEDSSNFSNGDFQCAVRIYERYSAMGSNRVSLSITLVGGRGEYYLSAITSGGSQGIVFKLNTYGEESFLETIRDVVDSL from the coding sequence ATGGCAAAATACGAAAAAGTTGTCCACGGAGATTTTGATGATATTATAAATAAACTGCACGATGCTGTAATGAAGGGAAGTATGTCCGCATCATACGAGGACAGCAGTAATTTCAGCAATGGGGATTTTCAGTGTGCCGTGAGAATCTATGAGCGTTACAGCGCAATGGGCAGCAACAGAGTCAGTTTGTCCATCACTTTAGTTGGAGGCAGAGGTGAATATTACTTGTCCGCGATCACATCCGGCGGGAGTCAGGGGATAGTCTTTAAGTTGAACACGTATGGGGAAGAATCTTTCCTGGAGACTATTCGGGATGTGGTGGACAGTTTATAG
- the dapA gene encoding 4-hydroxy-tetrahydrodipicolinate synthase — protein MKLKKQIFKGVGTAIVTPMKEDFSIHYSVFEDLLDMQIAGGADAILVAGTTGESATLTDEEHIELIRHAVRHVKGRIPVIAGAGSNNTAHAVYLSKECEKAGADALLHVTPYYNKTSQQGLFLHFTECAKSTKLPIILYNIPSRTGVNICPATYKRLSETENIVAVKEASGNFSQIAKIASLCKEDLTIYSGNDDQITSSLALGGKGVISVLSNLIPNETHAICTSYFEGNHEESDHLQLKYLELIEALFLDVNPIPLKQAMRAMGYDVGPCRLPLCNMDNTMAEKLYAVLEKYNLTEASKHTHSDAW, from the coding sequence ATGAAATTGAAAAAGCAAATATTTAAAGGCGTGGGTACAGCAATCGTTACACCCATGAAAGAGGATTTTTCTATTCATTATTCTGTGTTTGAGGATTTACTGGATATGCAGATCGCAGGCGGCGCGGATGCAATTCTAGTTGCGGGCACAACAGGAGAAAGTGCCACGCTCACAGATGAAGAGCATATAGAACTTATTCGGCACGCAGTCAGACATGTCAAAGGACGTATTCCGGTCATTGCCGGTGCCGGAAGCAACAATACCGCCCATGCAGTCTATCTGTCAAAGGAATGTGAAAAAGCAGGGGCGGATGCCCTTCTCCATGTGACCCCCTATTACAATAAAACGTCCCAGCAGGGGTTGTTTCTGCATTTTACGGAATGTGCCAAGTCAACCAAGCTGCCCATCATTTTATATAATATACCGTCACGTACAGGGGTCAATATCTGTCCGGCCACGTATAAACGCCTTAGCGAAACAGAAAATATAGTGGCTGTAAAAGAGGCAAGCGGCAATTTTTCTCAGATAGCAAAGATTGCAAGCCTATGTAAAGAGGATTTAACGATATATTCCGGAAATGATGACCAGATCACCTCATCCCTGGCTCTTGGCGGAAAAGGGGTGATCTCTGTTCTCTCCAATCTTATACCAAATGAAACACACGCTATCTGTACCTCTTATTTTGAGGGGAACCATGAGGAGAGTGATCATTTACAACTAAAATATCTGGAGCTTATCGAAGCACTGTTTTTAGATGTAAATCCTATTCCTTTAAAACAGGCAATGCGCGCCATGGGTTATGACGTGGGTCCCTGCAGGCTGCCCCTCTGCAATATGGACAATACCATGGCAGAAAAGTTGTATGCTGTACTGGAAAAATACAATCTGACGGAAGCATCCAAACACACACACTCCGATGCCTGGTAA
- a CDS encoding carbon-nitrogen hydrolase family protein, producing the protein MKSLKVALLQLLPENTLEGNMKKGMDFCRKAKAMGADIALFPEMWSSGYHIPEDIEELKAAAVSSDSEFVRSFGALAKELHMAVGITFLEAFEPLPRNTICLFDRFGSCVLKYAKVHTCDFGDECRLTAGDDFYTAVLDTEQGRVKVGAMICYDREFPESARILMLKGAEIILVPNACPMEINRISQLRARAYENMTGIATVNYPYGKPDCNGHSTAFDGIAYREGQPGSRDTLILEAGEREGIYLADFPIKEIRAYRKHEVHGNAFRHPRKYGLLISELIEEPFIRECYRK; encoded by the coding sequence ATGAAAAGTCTAAAAGTAGCATTACTACAATTATTGCCGGAGAACACTCTGGAGGGAAATATGAAAAAGGGCATGGATTTCTGCAGGAAAGCCAAAGCTATGGGAGCGGATATTGCTTTATTCCCGGAAATGTGGAGCAGCGGCTACCATATTCCGGAAGATATAGAGGAGCTAAAGGCGGCTGCCGTGTCATCTGACAGCGAATTTGTCCGTTCCTTCGGTGCACTTGCAAAAGAGCTGCACATGGCTGTGGGTATCACATTTCTTGAAGCGTTTGAGCCACTGCCCCGCAACACGATCTGTCTTTTTGACCGTTTTGGAAGCTGTGTCTTAAAGTATGCCAAGGTACATACCTGCGATTTTGGGGATGAGTGCAGGCTGACGGCAGGGGATGATTTTTATACTGCGGTTTTGGATACGGAGCAGGGCAGGGTGAAGGTTGGAGCCATGATCTGTTATGACAGGGAGTTCCCCGAAAGCGCCAGGATCCTCATGCTGAAAGGAGCTGAAATTATTCTGGTTCCCAATGCTTGTCCCATGGAAATTAACCGGATTTCCCAGCTTCGGGCAAGAGCTTACGAAAATATGACGGGAATAGCCACCGTCAATTATCCTTATGGAAAACCTGACTGCAACGGACATTCAACGGCTTTTGACGGAATCGCGTACAGGGAGGGACAACCCGGTTCAAGAGATACACTGATTTTGGAAGCTGGGGAACGGGAAGGGATTTATCTGGCTGATTTCCCGATAAAGGAGATCCGTGCCTACAGGAAACATGAAGTCCACGGTAATGCATTCCGCCATCCTCGAAAATATGGTCTGCTTATTTCCGAACTTATAGAGGAACCGTTCATCAGGGAATGTTACAGGAAATAG
- a CDS encoding ferritin-like domain-containing protein, which produces MKNCGSSKNECNNKEKDTAENEEIFASQKPYPPVCIAERNCTYGRMMLDNIGGANSEMSAVSLYLYNNLLLDFDQYLSYVFHKISIVEMHHLEIFGQLARLNGENPRLWTHRGNKMQYWSPGCNRYPTDLKPLLINALEGEKKAVQKYTMQCEHIKDVHMVKCLKRIISDEELHIEIFESLCKKY; this is translated from the coding sequence ATGAAAAATTGCGGCAGCAGTAAAAATGAGTGTAACAATAAGGAAAAAGACACAGCAGAAAACGAAGAAATATTTGCCTCTCAAAAGCCATATCCACCTGTATGCATAGCTGAAAGAAATTGTACATATGGACGTATGATGTTGGATAATATAGGGGGCGCCAATTCGGAAATGTCTGCTGTAAGCCTCTATCTTTACAATAATCTGCTGTTGGATTTTGACCAATATCTGTCTTATGTTTTCCATAAAATCAGTATTGTGGAAATGCATCATTTGGAAATATTCGGACAGCTTGCCAGACTAAACGGAGAAAATCCAAGGCTTTGGACTCACAGAGGGAACAAAATGCAGTATTGGTCACCCGGCTGCAATCGCTATCCCACGGATTTAAAACCTCTGCTTATAAATGCACTGGAAGGGGAAAAGAAAGCCGTACAAAAATACACCATGCAATGTGAACATATTAAAGATGTCCATATGGTAAAATGCCTGAAACGCATTATTTCAGATGAGGAACTGCATATTGAAATTTTTGAAAGTCTTTGTAAAAAATACTAA
- the rlmH gene encoding 23S rRNA (pseudouridine(1915)-N(3))-methyltransferase RlmH yields the protein MKITVLTVGKIKERFYRDAIAEYAKRLSKYCKLEILEVADEKTPDAASETLEENIRQKEGERILKCIREDSYVITLEINGKMLDSVEFSQKIESLGIQGKSHITFVIGGSIGLCKEVRKRSDLALSFSKMTFPHQLMRVVLLEQIYRSYRIINGHSYHK from the coding sequence ATGAAAATTACTGTGCTGACGGTTGGAAAAATCAAAGAGAGATTTTATCGTGACGCCATTGCGGAATACGCAAAACGCCTTAGTAAATACTGTAAGCTTGAAATCCTGGAAGTGGCAGATGAGAAGACCCCGGATGCCGCCAGTGAAACCCTGGAGGAGAATATCCGCCAAAAAGAGGGGGAGCGCATCCTGAAATGCATCCGGGAGGATTCCTATGTGATCACACTGGAGATCAATGGAAAGATGCTGGATTCCGTTGAATTCTCCCAAAAAATAGAGAGTCTGGGGATACAGGGAAAGAGCCACATTACGTTCGTTATCGGCGGCTCCATTGGACTTTGCAAAGAGGTGCGGAAACGTTCTGATCTTGCCCTCAGTTTTTCCAAAATGACTTTTCCGCACCAGCTTATGCGGGTGGTACTGCTGGAACAGATTTACAGGAGTTATCGGATCATCAATGGGCATTCTTATCACAAATAA
- a CDS encoding DNA alkylation repair protein encodes MIEAIREELRQSADAKYKKFQESLVPGLTTMMGVRMPKLREMAKKIAKEDITEFWEKADDTCYEELMLKGIVIGYVKMDQEKQAQALEDFVPKINNWAICDCSCVTYKFMRKDTSYWFAFLERFLDSKHEFEIRFALVSMLNHFVTEEYIDRLLERLNHINSHAYYVQMAAAWAVSVCYIKFPEKTTLFLQTDTMDTFTHNKSIQKIRESYQVSKEEKDKLLKWKREESGK; translated from the coding sequence ATGATCGAGGCAATAAGAGAAGAACTGCGGCAGTCTGCTGATGCGAAATACAAAAAATTTCAAGAGTCCCTGGTTCCGGGCCTGACCACAATGATGGGGGTCCGAATGCCAAAGCTCCGGGAAATGGCAAAGAAGATTGCAAAAGAAGATATTACGGAATTTTGGGAAAAAGCGGATGATACCTGTTATGAGGAACTGATGCTGAAAGGTATTGTAATTGGATATGTGAAAATGGATCAGGAAAAACAGGCCCAGGCATTGGAGGATTTTGTTCCTAAAATCAATAACTGGGCAATTTGTGACTGTAGCTGTGTCACTTACAAGTTTATGAGAAAGGATACTTCCTACTGGTTCGCATTCCTGGAACGGTTTCTGGACTCGAAACATGAATTTGAAATCCGTTTTGCCCTGGTGTCCATGCTGAACCATTTTGTAACAGAAGAGTATATAGACCGTCTCCTGGAAAGATTGAACCATATAAACAGCCATGCCTATTATGTCCAGATGGCAGCTGCTTGGGCTGTGTCTGTGTGTTATATCAAATTCCCGGAAAAAACGACACTGTTTCTGCAGACGGATACTATGGATACTTTTACACACAATAAATCCATCCAGAAGATCAGAGAGTCCTACCAGGTGTCTAAAGAGGAGAAAGACAAACTTTTGAAATGGAAGCGGGAGGAATCCGGCAAATGA
- the gltA gene encoding NADPH-dependent glutamate synthase, whose protein sequence is MGDVLKKVPVREQDPKVRATNFEEVCYGYNKEEAMEEAARCLTCKNAKCIKGCPVNIDIPGFIREVKEGNFEEAFKVIGQSSALPAVCGRVCPQETQCEGLCIRGIKGEPVSIGKLERFVADWAKENGIKPEPPKEKNGHKVAVIGAGPAGLTCAGDLAKMGYDVTIFEALHQPGGVLVYGIPEFRLPKDKVVKMEVENVKALGVKVETNVIIGKSTTIDELMEKEGFEAVFIGSGAGLPMFMGIPGEISNGVFSANEYLTRSNLMKAFRDDHDTPIKMGKKVAVVGGGNVAMDAARTALRLGAEVHIVYRRSEAELPARAEEVHHAKEEGIIFDLLCNPTEILADENGWVKGMKCVRMELGEPDASGRRRPVQIPDSEFEMELDTVIMSLGTSPNPLISATTIGLDTNKRKCIIADEENGKTTKDGVYAGGDAVTGAATVILAMGAGKAAAQGIDEFIKGKNN, encoded by the coding sequence ATGGGTGATGTATTAAAGAAAGTTCCTGTAAGAGAGCAGGACCCAAAAGTGAGAGCAACAAACTTTGAAGAGGTTTGCTATGGATATAACAAAGAAGAGGCAATGGAAGAAGCAGCTCGCTGCCTGACCTGTAAAAATGCCAAATGTATCAAAGGATGTCCCGTAAATATTGATATTCCGGGATTCATCAGAGAAGTAAAAGAAGGTAACTTTGAAGAAGCGTTCAAAGTGATCGGACAGTCCAGTGCCCTTCCGGCAGTCTGCGGACGTGTCTGCCCTCAGGAAACACAGTGTGAAGGCCTGTGCATCCGCGGTATCAAAGGCGAGCCGGTTTCCATTGGTAAACTGGAACGTTTTGTTGCTGACTGGGCAAAAGAAAACGGAATCAAACCGGAACCTCCCAAGGAGAAAAACGGACATAAAGTGGCAGTGATCGGTGCCGGACCTGCAGGCCTTACCTGTGCAGGCGATTTGGCAAAGATGGGTTATGATGTGACTATCTTTGAAGCCCTTCATCAGCCGGGCGGTGTTTTGGTATACGGTATTCCTGAATTCCGTCTTCCGAAAGACAAAGTCGTAAAAATGGAAGTTGAAAATGTAAAAGCCTTAGGCGTTAAGGTTGAGACAAACGTTATCATCGGAAAATCCACCACGATTGATGAACTTATGGAAAAAGAAGGCTTTGAAGCTGTATTTATCGGTTCCGGCGCGGGACTTCCTATGTTCATGGGAATTCCGGGTGAGATCAGCAACGGTGTGTTCTCTGCCAATGAATACCTGACAAGAAGCAACCTGATGAAAGCGTTCCGCGATGACCATGATACCCCCATTAAAATGGGCAAAAAAGTGGCTGTTGTAGGCGGTGGAAATGTTGCAATGGATGCAGCAAGAACAGCACTTCGTCTGGGCGCTGAAGTACATATTGTATACAGAAGAAGTGAAGCAGAGCTTCCTGCTAGAGCAGAAGAAGTACATCATGCAAAAGAAGAAGGCATCATTTTTGATCTTCTGTGTAATCCAACAGAGATCCTGGCAGATGAAAACGGCTGGGTAAAAGGTATGAAGTGCGTCCGCATGGAACTGGGCGAACCTGATGCATCCGGAAGAAGACGCCCGGTACAGATTCCAGATTCCGAGTTCGAGATGGAACTGGATACCGTTATCATGTCTCTTGGAACTTCCCCGAACCCGCTGATTTCCGCCACCACCATCGGTCTTGATACAAACAAGAGAAAATGTATCATCGCTGATGAAGAAAACGGCAAGACAACCAAAGACGGCGTTTACGCTGGCGGTGATGCTGTAACAGGCGCTGCTACGGTTATCCTGGCTATGGGTGCTGGTAAAGCAGCAGCACAGGGAATTGATGAATTTATCAAAGGAAAAAATAATTAA
- a CDS encoding sulfide/dihydroorotate dehydrogenase-like FAD/NAD-binding protein: MYKILKAEKLNEIVYLMVVDAPRVAKHCEPGQFVIVKKDDAGERIPLTICDYDREAGTVTIVFQPIGASTEKFAKMQTGDFFEDFVGPLGCPSEFVNEDLEELKKERLLFVAGGVGTAPVYPQVKWLHEHGIEADVIVGAKTKDLIILEKEMEEVAGNLYITTDDGTYGRHGMVTKVIEDLTAEGKSYTKCIAIGPMIMMKFCCLTTKKLNLPTIVSMNPIMVDGTGMCGACRVIVGGEVKFACVDGPEFDGHLIDWDLAMKRQQMYKTEEGRALLKLREGDTHHGGCGNCGGDE, encoded by the coding sequence ATGTACAAGATTCTGAAAGCAGAAAAGCTTAATGAGATAGTTTATCTCATGGTTGTTGACGCACCAAGGGTTGCAAAACACTGCGAGCCCGGACAGTTCGTCATCGTGAAAAAGGACGATGCAGGGGAGAGAATTCCGCTTACTATCTGTGATTATGACAGAGAGGCAGGAACTGTTACGATCGTTTTCCAGCCGATAGGTGCTTCCACGGAAAAATTCGCTAAAATGCAGACAGGAGATTTCTTTGAAGATTTCGTAGGTCCGTTAGGATGTCCATCTGAATTTGTAAATGAAGATTTAGAAGAGTTAAAGAAAGAAAGACTTTTATTTGTAGCCGGCGGCGTTGGAACAGCACCGGTATATCCGCAGGTAAAATGGTTGCACGAGCACGGCATTGAAGCTGATGTCATTGTGGGTGCTAAGACAAAAGACCTGATCATCCTGGAAAAAGAGATGGAAGAAGTAGCAGGTAATTTATACATCACCACAGATGATGGTACATATGGACGTCACGGAATGGTAACAAAAGTCATCGAGGATCTGACTGCTGAAGGCAAGTCTTATACAAAATGTATTGCCATCGGACCAATGATCATGATGAAGTTCTGCTGCCTGACAACTAAAAAACTGAACCTGCCGACTATTGTTTCCATGAACCCGATTATGGTTGACGGAACCGGTATGTGCGGAGCCTGCCGTGTTATCGTCGGCGGCGAAGTAAAATTCGCCTGTGTGGACGGTCCTGAATTTGACGGTCATCTGATTGACTGGGATCTGGCAATGAAGAGACAGCAGATGTACAAGACAGAAGAAGGAAGAGCATTATTAAAACTTCGTGAGGGGGACACCCATCACGGCGGATGCGGAAACTGCGGAGGTGACGAATAA
- a CDS encoding chitobiase/beta-hexosaminidase C-terminal domain-containing protein, with product MKCANCGTEFEDGILFCPVCGKEVQWVPEYNTLETIIQQREIQEKEKKKKEEQALREKKRQEQEMKRRKKKRMAVGFTVVGVCVLAVGAGVIFYQKQYNSFDFQMAQAESEFSNKDYDTALKYLERALHLHPDSTEANILQAKIYLKNQEEDKALAILIATISNAPDSVSAYGELLRLYEKQGEVKKIKELMDDCESTEVKERYSSYISTLPVISLDGGTYNSKEEVDFSAIENGTKVYYTLDGKDPDTTSTLYDSASGILLEEEGEYTLKYVAYNAKGIPSDIGMMSYTIEFKAPDAPRITPASGQYEDSMTIKVYVPKGCTAYYEFNGTPTTDSEEYTGPVSMPVGENIFSAILVDENGKISSPASATYVIYQ from the coding sequence ATGAAATGTGCGAACTGCGGTACAGAATTTGAGGATGGCATATTGTTCTGCCCCGTATGCGGCAAAGAAGTTCAATGGGTGCCGGAATATAATACGCTGGAGACGATCATCCAGCAGCGTGAGATACAGGAAAAAGAAAAGAAGAAAAAGGAAGAGCAAGCGCTTCGGGAAAAAAAGCGGCAGGAGCAGGAGATGAAACGGCGAAAGAAAAAACGTATGGCTGTGGGCTTTACAGTCGTCGGGGTATGCGTGCTGGCAGTGGGCGCCGGTGTCATCTTTTATCAGAAGCAATACAATTCTTTTGATTTCCAGATGGCCCAGGCAGAGTCCGAGTTCAGCAACAAAGACTATGACACTGCCCTGAAATACCTGGAGCGTGCTCTGCACCTGCATCCCGACAGTACGGAGGCAAATATTCTGCAGGCCAAGATATATCTGAAAAACCAGGAGGAGGACAAGGCTCTGGCGATCCTCATCGCTACGATCTCCAATGCGCCTGACAGTGTCAGCGCCTACGGGGAGCTACTGCGCCTGTATGAAAAGCAGGGCGAAGTGAAAAAGATAAAAGAACTTATGGATGACTGCGAGAGCACAGAGGTCAAGGAGCGCTATTCTTCTTATATCAGCACGCTTCCCGTCATTTCACTGGACGGCGGCACTTACAACAGCAAAGAGGAAGTGGATTTCAGCGCGATCGAGAACGGGACCAAAGTGTACTACACTCTGGATGGAAAGGACCCGGATACTACAAGTACATTGTATGATTCTGCCAGTGGGATATTACTGGAGGAAGAAGGGGAGTATACCCTGAAATATGTGGCATATAATGCCAAGGGAATCCCAAGTGATATCGGCATGATGTCCTACACGATAGAGTTCAAGGCGCCGGATGCGCCAAGGATAACCCCTGCCTCCGGACAGTATGAGGATTCTATGACTATAAAAGTATATGTGCCAAAAGGGTGCACTGCATATTATGAATTTAACGGAACGCCAACCACTGACAGCGAAGAATATACAGGACCGGTTTCCATGCCGGTTGGGGAAAATATTTTCTCCGCAATTTTGGTGGATGAAAATGGCAAGATAAGCAGTCCTGCAAGTGCAACTTATGTCATTTATCAATGA
- a CDS encoding FtsK/SpoIIIE family DNA translocase produces the protein MAATKKNNTRKKTGTRSGSRNKKKQDEGIGLYTEIILWITLAGSILLLLSNFGMGGLVGKTVSGVFFGLFGLVAYIFPIFLFLAVSFVISNNRNPKAYRKMAGFLLLFISACALMQLLTDGYFSGTSIMDYYKTSSTYQTGGGILGGLLCNICGKAFGTVGTYVIVIIAMIIALILITQKSMFALLKKGSTRVYGSAKAGHARRKQYVSERKDNPVTGRRAKHGEKTQESEPLKLKTRRNKNEDNAAANPAAENIDNIRKEAAAAEAFAAEPVEEIPADDILLKPENAFPIHRSDAAPAEVEEIVEEIPAEPVREEKPQKPASAKKTRSSKDEIADGIENIKDEIADKEQEIKKEYEIPPVSLLKKGSGVKGDSDSHLRSTAKKLQETLHNFGVNVTVTNVSCGPAVTRYELQPEQGVKVSKIVSLTDDIKLNLAATDIRIEAPIPGKAAVGIEVPNATNSAVMLRELIQSEAFSTCKSKLAFAAGKDIAGQPVIADIARMPHLLIAGATGSGKSVCINTLIMSILYKASPEEVRLIMIDPKVVELSVYNGIPHLLIPVVTDPKKAAGALNWAVAEMTDRYNKFAEYNVRDLKGYNAKVDKIKDIEEEGKPEKMPQIVIIVDELADLMMVAPGEVEDAICRLAQLARAAGIHLIIATQRPSVNVITGLIKANMPSRIAFSVSSGVDSRTIIDMNGAEKLLGKGDMLFYPQGYQKPARVQGAFVSDQEVGAVVKFLSEQNPAHVYSQEIQDKIEAAKDASGNQAGAASGGNDRDAYFTDAGKFIIEKEKASIGMLQRVFKIGFNRAARIMDQLCEAGVVGEEEGTKPRKVLMSMDEFEQYIEECL, from the coding sequence ATGGCAGCGACGAAAAAAAACAACACAAGAAAAAAGACGGGCACCCGCTCTGGAAGCAGAAATAAGAAAAAACAGGACGAAGGGATCGGCCTGTATACGGAGATTATTTTATGGATCACACTGGCAGGTTCTATCCTGCTGTTACTTAGTAATTTCGGCATGGGAGGTCTGGTAGGAAAGACGGTCAGCGGTGTGTTTTTCGGGCTGTTTGGCCTGGTGGCTTACATATTTCCTATCTTTTTATTTCTGGCTGTATCCTTTGTCATATCGAATAACAGAAATCCGAAAGCTTACCGGAAAATGGCAGGCTTTCTTTTGCTGTTCATTTCTGCCTGCGCATTGATGCAGCTTTTAACGGACGGCTACTTCAGCGGAACTTCCATTATGGACTACTACAAAACTTCCTCCACATACCAGACCGGCGGCGGTATATTGGGTGGCCTTCTCTGTAATATCTGCGGAAAAGCCTTCGGTACTGTGGGAACGTATGTGATCGTTATCATTGCAATGATCATTGCTTTGATCCTGATCACCCAGAAATCTATGTTTGCCCTTCTCAAAAAAGGCAGCACCCGTGTATATGGAAGCGCAAAAGCAGGCCATGCCCGCAGAAAACAATATGTATCAGAGAGAAAAGACAATCCAGTCACAGGAAGAAGAGCAAAACACGGGGAAAAGACACAGGAATCCGAACCTTTAAAATTGAAAACAAGAAGAAACAAGAACGAAGACAATGCTGCAGCCAATCCGGCTGCTGAAAATATAGACAATATCCGGAAAGAGGCCGCTGCTGCAGAAGCGTTTGCAGCGGAACCTGTGGAAGAGATTCCGGCAGATGACATCCTTTTAAAACCTGAGAACGCTTTCCCGATCCATCGTTCCGACGCAGCCCCGGCGGAGGTGGAAGAAATTGTGGAGGAGATCCCTGCAGAACCGGTGCGGGAGGAAAAACCACAGAAACCAGCATCTGCGAAAAAAACACGTTCCTCCAAAGATGAGATCGCGGACGGAATTGAAAATATTAAGGATGAGATCGCAGACAAAGAGCAGGAGATAAAAAAGGAATATGAGATACCACCTGTTTCACTGCTGAAAAAGGGAAGCGGGGTAAAAGGCGACTCTGATTCCCATCTGCGCAGTACAGCCAAAAAGCTGCAGGAAACTTTACACAACTTCGGCGTTAATGTGACGGTGACCAATGTAAGCTGCGGTCCGGCGGTCACGCGGTATGAACTGCAGCCGGAGCAGGGGGTTAAGGTCAGCAAAATTGTCAGCCTGACAGATGATATCAAATTGAATCTGGCGGCAACGGATATTCGTATTGAGGCACCCATTCCCGGTAAGGCAGCTGTTGGAATAGAGGTCCCCAATGCCACAAACAGTGCAGTTATGCTTCGTGAACTGATACAGTCCGAGGCTTTTTCCACATGCAAATCAAAACTGGCTTTCGCAGCAGGAAAAGATATCGCCGGACAGCCGGTCATAGCGGATATTGCCAGGATGCCCCATCTGCTCATAGCAGGTGCCACGGGTTCCGGTAAATCTGTATGTATCAACACCTTAATTATGAGTATCCTTTACAAAGCCTCCCCGGAAGAGGTACGGCTTATCATGATAGACCCAAAAGTTGTGGAGCTGAGTGTTTATAACGGCATCCCCCATCTGCTGATCCCCGTGGTCACAGACCCAAAGAAAGCAGCCGGCGCCCTGAATTGGGCGGTTGCGGAGATGACTGACCGTTATAACAAATTTGCAGAGTACAATGTCAGGGATTTAAAAGGATACAATGCAAAGGTTGATAAGATCAAAGATATTGAAGAGGAAGGGAAGCCGGAAAAGATGCCGCAGATCGTTATTATTGTGGACGAGCTGGCAGACCTTATGATGGTAGCTCCCGGTGAGGTGGAAGACGCGATCTGCCGCCTGGCACAGCTTGCCCGGGCAGCGGGGATCCATCTGATCATTGCAACGCAGCGGCCTTCCGTCAATGTCATTACCGGCCTGATCAAGGCAAACATGCCTTCCAGGATTGCCTTCTCCGTATCTTCCGGCGTGGATTCCCGGACGATCATTGATATGAATGGTGCGGAAAAGCTTCTGGGCAAAGGTGACATGTTGTTTTATCCCCAGGGCTACCAAAAGCCGGCCCGTGTACAGGGGGCTTTTGTCAGTGACCAGGAAGTGGGGGCTGTGGTTAAATTCTTATCAGAGCAGAACCCTGCCCATGTCTACAGCCAGGAAATCCAGGACAAGATAGAAGCGGCCAAAGATGCTTCCGGTAATCAGGCGGGAGCAGCATCCGGCGGCAATGACCGGGATGCCTATTTTACAGATGCAGGCAAGTTCATCATTGAGAAGGAAAAGGCCTCTATCGGTATGCTGCAGCGTGTCTTTAAGATTGGCTTTAACCGGGCGGCCAGAATCATGGACCAGCTCTGTGAGGCCGGCGTTGTGGGTGAGGAGGAAGGTACCAAACCCAGGAAAGTTCTTATGTCCATGGATGAATTTGAACAGTATATAGAAGAATGTCTGTAA